The Lolium rigidum isolate FL_2022 chromosome 2, APGP_CSIRO_Lrig_0.1, whole genome shotgun sequence genomic interval TGAGGGTGGTGAACTATTGGACCGGATTTTGGCAAAGTAAGATCAAATACATTCACCTTTTGTTGTTCCGAATGTCATTTTTCTCTTCTGATGCGGTTTATGCCATTGGTTGCTAGATTTTGTGATGTTTGTCTGCAAATTTAGACTTGATGCTTTGCTGTCTGCATTAATCACCTTTTAGTTGTGAAAACAAGGACTGGGTCTTATTGCCATTTTCCATTTGACAGGAAAAACAGCCGCTATAGTGAGAAAGATGCTGCGGTGGTAGTGCGGCAGATGCTCAAAGTGGCTGCTGAGTGTCATTTGCGTGGGTTAGTCCACCGAGATATGAAGCCAGAGGTAAAAAACTGAACACTTTTAATGTCTTGGCACTTAGCATACATTTTGGTGATATTTCACTACTTCTCAGGTCATGTAAGAATGTGCCTATTTTCCTTCCCAGAACTTCCTTTTCAAGTCAACCAAGGAGGACTCGCCTCTGAAGGCAACAGATTTTGGTCTATCAGACTTCATAAAGCCGGGTACTACTTCAACGTCCTCTGTCGTATATGTGCATATTTGTTATATGTATCTTGTCGCATCAAATCTGAACAGGGTATAAAACTTGGTAATTTGTGTATCTCATacatcatttaaatgcatgattaCAGGGAAGAAGTTCCGTGATATAGTTGGCAGTGCCTATTATGTTGCACCAGAAGTATTAAAACGGCGGTCGGGGCCTGAGTCGGATGTTTGGAGCATAGGAGTTATAACTTACATTTTGCTCTGTGGGAGGCGCCCTTTTTGGGATAAAACAGAGGATGGTATATTCAAGGAAGTAAGTGTATAGTTGTTGCATTGATTATACTTCGACGTTAAATGAGCTTGGTGACTGGGCCAAGCTTTATCACAGTGTTTTCAGTGAACTGAAGAAATGGAGAAGCAGTGTTTTTTTTTCAACTTGTCACTGTAACGTAGCAGTGTTAGCCTGTTAAGTTCTGAACCTAAACACGTGTTAGTCTTTAGCTAGTTTCTGCACTAACTGCCAGCTGCCTGTTTAGTTGACACAATGCAATCCTAAAATACCTACCATCATTCGGACATTAACATGATAATGTATCACGGTAGCAAAAATGCCCTCCACTTCTATTTAATATATAAAGGCACCTGTGGTGTCAATCCTCTAGGTAACCTATGCATAGCCGATGGTATAGCTACTGGAAAATTTAATTCTAGAATTATCTATGTTCGAGTTATCGTATGTTGTCTTAGTTTCAGGCAGGCACCCAAGCATAGAAATATATCATACCTCCTGGAATAATTTTCCAGCCAAATTATTTTATAACTATTTCTAGAACACTCTCAATATTCTGGGTATTTTACAATACGAAATGAACTTTCTGGCTTTCCTAATGGCTTGCTAGAAAGTCTGGCACCATATGCCATGGCACAAAGCTTCTTTCTATTCAACCAGTAAAATTGTTGTGTCAAGTATTTCTGTGCATGTACACCAGCTGAGGCAAGTTTTTAAATGGTACGCATGATCTTATGCATTCTTTTGACTTCTTATAACCAGGTTCTAAGAAACAAGCCTGATTTTCGTAAGAGGCCTTGGCCAGGCATCAGTCCAAGTGCTAAAGATTTTGTGAAAAAGTTGCTAGTGAAGAACCCAAGAGCGAGATTGACAGCAGCTCAAGCTCTCTGTAAGTTCCTATATAGTGTCAATACTTTACTAGGGTAGCCATGATTCGCAGCGTTGCTATTTTGCCTATTCTAATTTTTCTATGTGAgaatacacacacacatatagaATGCATACCCCAGGAATTCTTGTGCATATGTAAAGCCTGAGGACAGTTCTGTCTTGTATCACGACATTTTCTGGCATATTTAAAATATGATGTTCTAGATCAGATATTGAATTCTGATTTAGGAAGTAAAATGAAGGCCTCTAAAAAGAAGTCCCATGAAACTGaaaatgcatgtggcttgttcagTTTTATCTATTCTTTAGTGAGTTAAGATATCCGAGGTGTGCTGTTATACCTTTGTTTCCTGGTTGCATAATATTTTGGGTGTTTATTTGATTGTAGGAAGATATAGTGTTGAGTGTTAACCTGTAGCCTACACTTTTAAGTAGTATCAAGTTGCGAAGAAATTGTAGCTAGAATGTGCAATACTCACCATCTCTCATGCTTAGTAATTCTTGTTATGTTTGATATGATTAGCACATCCATGGGTGAGAGAAGGAGGAGATGCATCCGAGATCCCTGTTGATATATCTGTATTGTATAACATGCGCCAGTTCGTCAAGTACAGCCGCTTTAAGCAATTTGCGCTGAGGGTAATTTCCGTGCTCtcaaattttatttatttttatggtACTCGTATTTTGTTCTTACATTATTGCTCAATTGCTTGTTCAGGCTTTAGCAAGTACAGTCAATGAGGAAGAGCTAGCGGATCTTAAGGACCAATTTGATGCAATTGATGTTGATAAAAGTGGATCAATTAGTATCGAAGAAATGCGGCATGTAAGATTTAGAGTTATTTATATATATAAAGCATTTTGCGCTGGCACTGGATTTCTCTGAGGTGCTGATAATCTTTGTATGTTTCACTAGGCCCTTGCTAAGGATCTTCCTTGGAGATTGAAGGGCCCCCGTGTACTCGAGATTATTCAGGCAGTAAGTTTTGAGACACTCTTCGATCTTCCTTTTGTTTCAGAGCAGGCAGCTGACTTTATTCTATATGGTAGATCGACAGCAACACAGATGGTCTTGTCGACTTCAAAGAGTTCGTTGCAGCAACTCTGCATATACATCAGATGGCTGAGCTGGACTCTGAACGATGGGGCCTACGTTGCGAAGCTGCTTTCAGCAAATTTGATCTGGATGGTGATGGATACATCACCCCCGATGAACTTAGAATGGTAAGTTATATTTCCTATGTCGTGTTGGTTTTTCGGTGCACGCATATTTCACATGGTCCAGTTTTACAAATTTTCTTGTGAATAGTGAGCTCGATTGACTTAATTGGATGAGACGTTCCAAATTGTATTTTGGTTTCACAAGATGGTTCTTCATATTTAGTTATTGAAGTAATGTCTTGAGTTTGTATGTAGAATTATGATTTTTCTGTCATTAAAATGTGATCGACATTAGCATGCATCAGGGCGTGGTCCATTTGTGCACATTGGATGATTTCGAGACTAGTTCGTCGCTGTTGCCTGTTTCAGCATTTATGTTTCGACTACTATAACCAGGGACTAGATGTGTAGATACATTTACCGAGACAAACCACAAAAGATACTAGTAACTGCACGATAGAAACTGTAAGTGTTATAGCATTCTCACTTTGAATTTTCTTTGAGGTGCAGCACACTGGCTTAAAGGGATCCATCGAGCCATTACTGGAGGAGGCCGACATCGACAAAGATGGGCGGATAAGCCTGTCCGAATTCCGCAAGCTTCTGCGGACCGCGAGCATGAGTAACCTCCCGAGCCCGACAGGAGTTCCAAATCCACAGGCTTTGTGAAAATCCATATAGGGAGATGATGATAAGTACATTAGTCTGATTTTTTGTTCTCATTCTCGCTGTTTTCTGCGTTCCGTGCGATGTGAGGGTTTCTAATTTTTAGCATCCAGGTTCTGTGTGTGCAGTGTATGGGTAGGTAAGTTCCATGGTAAATATTTACGGCCAAGTGTGGAAAGCCCAGATTGCCTTTTCTTGTACAGCGTTCTTGCTCCCACTCATTATGAATGATTTGATGGCACGCATTCATCGCAATGATGTGAAACGGTGGAAAAAAAACATGTGAAATGACCTGTTAATCCCAAATGTAGGATGAGGTTATTCTTCCCTGTCCGAGTACCAAGTGTAACCAACCACCATAAAAAGTTGAGAAACCTGTGGTTGCTCATCCCATCGGGGATCAAACCCTATGTTTGACGATGTGTGACTTATTTATATGAAATATAAGACCACGTTTTTGTGAATAGCTGAGTTGTATGTGTGCGTGTTTGCGTTTCCTTCTGTTTATGTTTTCGTGTCTTCAAGTTTTCATTCAACTATATGTCCAACATAATTAATTGAAGCATTATATTATACTCCCTTTGTTCCCATTTTTTATATCTAAGCTTGGCCATCAGTATGACCAACAAAAAACAGATTATAAGTTACCATTGAATTCGTATTCGAATAAAAATTCTAATAGTATGCTTTTTCTTATAACAAGTAGCAAATGTATTATTTGTTAAATAGTGatcaagcttaaaacatgaaaaacgaGAACGACCCATGAATACTGAGGGGTAAGATGTTTCGGGCTTATTAAATGGTCAAGCTTGAGTGGCTAGGGAGAGCtctcgtcccccccccccccccaccccatcCCCTTCTCCTTCCTCCCTCCCCCTTGAGGCCTCGTTCGTTTGGCCCCGCCCCGGCCGGGATTCGGACCCAAACCCCGGGGGTTAGCCGGGATCAGCCTGGCCGGGGATCGATCCCATACCCTGCTCTGAAACGCGTTCGGTTAAACCCGGCCGGGATCTCACCCCAGCCGAAACCACCCCAATCCCGTTCAAATCGCCGGGTTTAAAAAACTCCTGTCTCGCCCCGTGGAACTATTCCCTGTGTTCTGCCCCGAATCGGTACGACCGAAAAAAAACTATCGCTGCTCCTCTGTCTCATCTCGCTTGATTCAGATGCAGCACCGGTGGGAAAGGAAGGGCCACGGCTCCGGCAGGTAAGGAGAGACGGCGGCTCCGGCAAGGACGGAGggacggcggctccggcggggacGAGGGGACGGCAGCGAGGACAAGGTGGAGCGGGGACGGTGAGAGGACGGGGTCGACGGCGGCGAGCACGGGAGTGGGCGCCGGCGAGCACGGAGTGGGCGCCGGTGAGGACGGGGtcgacggcggcgaggacggGAGTGGGCGCCGGCGAGCACGAAGTGGGCGTCGGCGAGGACAGAGTGGGCGCCGGCGAGCACGGAGTGGGCGTCGGCGAGGACAGAGTGGACGGCGGCGAGCACGGGAGTGGGCGTCGGCGAGGACAGAGTGGGCGCCGGCGAGGACGGGAGCGGGCGCCGGCGAGGACGGACGTCGCCTCGCAGAGTTCCTCATCTCTCCCCGCTGCAGTTTCTAGTAACCGAACAGGTGAAAGCTGTGAGGGATTTTAGGAGAAGGGATTACGGGATCAGGGTGACATCTGGGGATCACCTGAATACTCTCGTGGTTTATTTCACGTGGGGTTTGGGCCCCCATGAACCGAACGAGGCCTGAGAGTCTACTCCGCCGCCCCGCCTCCTCTCcccccaactccggcgaccttgCTAGCCGGAGTAGGGGTGGGAGAggaggccggcctcctcctcctttgtAATCCATAGTTCTTGTCCTAGGTCTAGGGTTAGGTTTTACCCATGTGGAGAATGGCGAGATGCCATGTGGGTTTCTGTTGCTGGTGAGCTTGAGTTGTGGTGGTTGATGGTGGTGTGGCAGTTTGTGGAGCTCCAATGGAAGGAGTCGGAGGCGGGTGGTGGCGCTGCATCAAAAACACTCACAACAAAGCTCATTTGATCTGAGGTCacgggtgaaaggatcgtatgccgcacctagagggggggtgaataggtgctaaccaatttttagttctttttcaatttaggcttgacacaaaaggtaaattctctagatatgcaactaagtgaatttacctatatgacaaggctaacaactaagcaagatatagctaagcaatataagataagagatagaataggatagaggtaaccgagagtggtgcACGcggtgacacggagatgattcccgtagttcccttcctttgcaagaaggtacgtctacgtttggaggagtgtggttgctacgaaagccaaaccaacagccacgaaggcttcactcagatctccggtgagcaacgccacgaaggcctagcccacttccactaagggatttcctcgaggcggaaaccgggcctttacaaggttcttggggcacacatccacaactgaattggaggctcccaaatttgtaacaatacaacaatcaacaacaacacatcaacataaatcaactagggaaccaaataggaacactagcatgagatccctcaaacaagagagggggaaatgaagaacgcttcggtgaggatgtagatcggtgtcttctccttcgaatctccaaagatcaagagctttggttgggggaggaaggagatcttgcaaatcttgtgtttcttgaggtggctctaatggaggtggcttggcagatttcttgtgcaatgattgagcaagcaaccaaggtagaagaagggggtatttatacccccccagAAAATGAGCCTttgcagcttccggggggccggatattccggcctaagtaagggccggataatccgccccccccccccccggataatccggcctctggGACAAAACCatgacaaaatccggccaaatgtccggccccatgccagacttgtttttcttcaggtccttagccaaatttgagggggccggatatttccaaaatatccggcccggatattccggccctggtacaaaaccgggacaatatccgggcaaatgtccggcccctatactgcgcTGCTTTTCCTCAAAGACTTAGCCGaaaactgggggccggatatttccacaatatccggcccggattatccggcctgaccaacattttgctgttttcttttgacagaccgaccatatccaacacacatgaacatgtatctatgtaatccctgtaccacttaaacaaacattagtgtatcacatatattgacatcaaacacacaaaacataatgtgagagatgttctttcaatctcccctttttggtgtttgatgacaatatacggatttgcaagagaatcactatagagacaagcatgatggcaaaacatagaggcactccccctacatgtgtgcatataagtaatttgcatttgaatacaaatacacaacacataggagtgaggtgcctcaacacaagagatatccaacatgagctctaacaatagacatcgacaaatatgaagttgagataggatgcaagaaatcatacccatgtgtagatatataatacggagatatagcatcacacataatgtaatatccttgatctcaacaaatagaaatctgaaaaccataacaatgtctcacaccacatagcacatagttttgaacggaaCACAaataaaccaaatagttcaaataagagggaacacaagcaatagaagaatgataaacgcatatgcttgtgcccaaaccatgcaaatccccgagagtcctaatagaacacttctccccctttggcatcgagacgccaaaaaggggacaagcgcgatgctacacgtcccatgggaatcactcggaggcatcttcatcaccggACTGGGATGCcgcttcctcatcttcatcttcagtgtcaggtgcatccggagagcggcgagtgaggttggacctttgaaggcaatcatcaagatcactccatggaacctgtgcagaatgccaTCCACTGTAACCttggtgagctggaggctgagacgggggtccttgatcaccactgagcttgtgtagaataaccgcctgagtatgcttaatctcagaacgctcatggctggccgcatagttctccttatggatctcaatgttcatgcaaaggatgtgacgctgaaaccaactaagccggctcacttgcttcctcatagctgGAACGTCaggatggcgagcaggagcaaaaccactagaacgagcatcacccatgaaagagTCGGGTGCAGGTACAGCAGAAGAGACTGGCTTAAGCCTGTAAGCCTTCTTGACACTGTGCTTCATCAAAGggtacccgctcaagtcttcaccacccaaagccacagagttgttgatgagaagctgaatgtagggtgcataaggtatggtggtccaggagaccatggcatcatggatctcatggaagataaagtccatgacatcaagagtgtAGTTCCGTTCCTCAGtagcatcacgagcacacttatagctgaggtgcataagatccacaagggctccccggagagcatcattgttaccaccacttggacaaatggtggcccgaaagaaccgaagcaaCTGACTGtagatgggaagcagccccttggtAAAACCAACTGTTCCCGCTGAGGTATAGAGATGAACCagagcattcttatctgtctgctgtggtccatgaaggcgacgacccccttcagcaggaactccaagaataccagCAAATCGGCGCAGAGTGGCACTACATtgagtggagccagtcatccattccatagtgcattcctcatctttcttgatagccaaagtggcaaagaattgcttcaccagatctgggctatagtcacattgaatcttcatgatatcaagCAAGCCCATTCTGCCAGCTACCCAgattgcatcttcaaagtgattgttgactgccagaatgtccacatcgatagcttgcatgggtctcagattcttcatgggctcatagatgtccctgtagatgaactcctgctccatgcaccagtatctcctgccctctatctcttcatcccttgggaggtcttcataccagttcttcaagcggatagcggaataagagatagggtccatggtcttgtagttttccctcacttccttgttcttccgccttgaagcgacggacttgcgaggtgcattggatGCAAACTCATCACTTGATCGATCATGCCtagagcgtctccgaccaccccgagaagcaccacctgtgagaagcaaaagcGGGTAGCAAAgagaaggtaatgctcataagtcatgtgagatacagtaatatactctagaaacatgctataagtcggtacaaatctagacatgatagattgaaacaaactgcagcggcgatgaagctccaggccggataatccggtgtcccccgggggcggataatccggtctggcgggggccggataatccggccctgcgaaagTTGCAGTTCTTCCAATCAAACACTTGTCTAAgaccagatcggcctcatagcatgcaagaggagtatactacacttgatttggaacaactagacaccaattccaccaagaaaatagcacatataaaacacaacatctagggttagagattgtgaatcatacccacatccattgtggaaaccgcttggaggagaaggtagctagggaggagatgcacccgatccacccaaaaactccgagagggagcggacggagcgtctccggcgaggaggaggagttccggcgaccttgagaggagagagaggagagagaggcgcgtggggggtggtgtgaaccgtttgcccccccgcggcctcgtcctcagccctttcacgatctgcccaggccggataatccggccctagtttagggcggataatccggccgggccggattttccggggtgccctggggccggattatccggttttctggaaattccagaacaccgggaatccggcccatcttttgttggttatttgcatagACCCATATGCGAggcaataatgtatcacgtcacatataagatgcaaatttaccaataagatggagcaacctagatcatccgaccgaaaaacctcaaactccaagttttttaccaaacatgacaaatgagcaagatggaagtggcttataggagagagtaggcttaggttttagaagatacaaactgttaatggtacatgatcactcaagtttgcaagatatgagcaaataaggccaaactagagtgatttcccataagaacatggagatgtcaaataaaaggcgataagatccaaataactccaactcttcacaaagaagagtgtggtggcctaggacaccatatatgagtgttgtggcatggcaccgcgaagatatatcttgggtccaagccactactcatcattgaagctcacatatcaacatatgatataaagagaatgatttcttaatgttggcattatgggggagggatagctcaataatttaaaccgcactcccctatttccatgcccacatctaaaccaaataaagttttgagacgaaggtgtgtttgcaagatggtcaagctatactccttgaatcaatgatatttagctcattcctcaaataagtgaaccttgcttcatcaagaggcttcgtgaatatatcggaaagttgatctttggtaggaacatagataagctcaatatcaccacgggcaacatgatccctaatgaaatgattccggatctcaatatgcttcgttcttgaatgttgcaccggattataggcaatcttgatagcactttcattgtcacataatagaggcactttgtcacaaatgacaccgtattcctttaaagtttgcctcatccataacaattgagtgcatccacttgcggcggcaacatattcggcttcggcggtgg includes:
- the LOC124691681 gene encoding calcium-dependent protein kinase 4, coding for MGACLSSSSPPAGAAQRRPRKRSPRGKPADKDGGAAEARAAVEFGYERDFDARYDVGRLLGHGQFGYTFAATERLSGDRVAVKRIDKAKMNRPVAVEDVKREVKILKALKGHENIVNFYNAFEDDSYVYIVMELCEGGELLDRILAKKNSRYSEKDAAVVVRQMLKVAAECHLRGLVHRDMKPENFLFKSTKEDSPLKATDFGLSDFIKPGKKFRDIVGSAYYVAPEVLKRRSGPESDVWSIGVITYILLCGRRPFWDKTEDGIFKEVLRNKPDFRKRPWPGISPSAKDFVKKLLVKNPRARLTAAQALSHPWVREGGDASEIPVDISVLYNMRQFVKYSRFKQFALRALASTVNEEELADLKDQFDAIDVDKSGSISIEEMRHALAKDLPWRLKGPRVLEIIQAIDSNTDGLVDFKEFVAATLHIHQMAELDSERWGLRCEAAFSKFDLDGDGYITPDELRMHTGLKGSIEPLLEEADIDKDGRISLSEFRKLLRTASMSNLPSPTGVPNPQAL